In Citrus sinensis cultivar Valencia sweet orange chromosome 4, DVS_A1.0, whole genome shotgun sequence, one DNA window encodes the following:
- the LOC102630266 gene encoding BTB/POZ domain-containing protein At3g56230-like has translation MHARPDGHQTTNVQTPHSDDSDSLRQATDNRGDDTVNLGDDFEYSDDSDSLRQAADDRGDDTVNLGDDFEYSDSDILLPQRWATADSSLASRALDLIFKFQPTTEHGRVMKTEELMRMKSEFLDGFDASFREQTPPDIHLRPCYGPLLPAHKAVLYTRSTILVHPPPTYDAQLMRKYWSLGASSCETEIVNLPMSREELEALLDFLYHGSLDPERTEKHIAVLFFSAWNFDILYLFEFCAHHILSSLKPSNALKAFKSAVGCSHRALLEAVLDFIVENMEEIAFSKEYKQFVREFPKHSVTITQAFFVYGSTKRIKT, from the exons ATGCATGCAAGACCAGACGGCCACCAGACAACGAACGTACAAACCCCTCACAGCGACGATAGCGACTCACTGCGCCAAGCCACCGACAATCGCGGCGACGACACCGTCAATCTCGGCGACGACTTCGAATACAGCGACGATAGCGACTCACTGCGCCAAGCCGCTGACGATCGCGGCGACGACACCGTCAATCTCGGCGACGACTTCGAATACAGCGACAGCGACATCCTGCTACCACAAAGATGGGCTACAGCCGATTCCTCACTTGCTTCACGTGCGCTAGACCTCATTTTCAAG TTCCAACCAACAACAGAGCATGGGCGTGTTATGAAAACTGAAGAACTGATGAGAATGAAAAGTGAATTCCTCGATGGATTTGATGCTTCATTCAGAGAACAAACTCCTCCTGATATCCATCTCAGACCTTGCTACGGGCCTCTCCTGCCTGCACACAAAGCCGTACTc TATACTAGATCAACTATATTGGTTCACCCACCACCTACTTACGATGCTCAACTAATGAGAAAGTATTGGTCGCTTGGGGCTTCATCGTGTGAGACAGAGATTGTCAATCTCCCTATGAGTCGTGAAGAACTTGAGGCTCTTCTAGATTTTCTTTACCATGGTAGCTTGGATCCGGAGAGGACAGAGAAACATATTgctgtattatttttttcagccTGGAATTTCGACATCCTGTACTTGTTCGAGTTTTGTGCTCACCATATCCTTTCGTCGTTGAAACCATCAAATGCTCTTAAGGCTTTCAAAAGTGCAGTAGGTTGTTCCCATAGAGCATTGTTAGAGGCTGTGTTGGACTTCATTGTCGAAAACATGGAGGAGATAGCTTTCAGTAAAGAATATAAGCAGTTTGTAAGGGAGTTTCCGAAGCATTCTGTGACGATTACACAGGCATTTTTTGTGTATGGTAGTACCAAAAGGATTAAAACCTGA
- the LOC107177850 gene encoding uncharacterized protein LOC107177850, which yields MVKDIESMNFSELASSVQRVSFKLATLVSCYKNRSTRHERRLQADNQDLKKKAESADRSKEKLLDLHKQIMDLEEKAAIAKSNSSKLESELGVLKSDLQATQSEQDTLKMALEEQIKSLNKQVAELKGKTAEVDDRLDAEYNSGLAFSYKCIMFVLKEEYPELNMCKLEAGVQKYMAGDKGQGDQDQVEAP from the coding sequence ATGGTCAAGGATATTGAAAGCATGAACTTTAGCGAATTAGCTAGTTCTGTTCAGAGGGTCTCTTTTAAGCTAGCTACTTTGGTTTCTTGCTACAAGAACAGGTCCACGCGCCATGAGAGGAGGCTTCAAGCTGATAACCAGGACTTGAAGAAAAAAGCTGAGTCTGCTGATCGCTCGAAGGAAAAGCTGCTTGATCTGCATAAGCAGATCATGGACCTGGAGGAGAAAGCGGCCATTGCTAAGTCCAACTCCTCCAAGCTTGAGAGCGAGTTGGGTGTCTTGAAGTCTGATCTCCAGGCTACTCAAAGTGAGCAAGATACATTGAAGATGGCCCTTGAGGAGCAAATCAAGTCCTTGAATAAGCAGGTAGCCGAGTTGAAAGGTAAAACTGCTGAGGTGGACGATCGGCTGGATGCAGAGTATAACTCCGGGCTTGCCTTTTCCTATAAGTGCATCATGTTTGTGCTTAAGGAAGAATATCCAGAGCTTAATATGTGCAAACTGGAGGCGGGAGTGCAGAAATATATGGCAGGGGATAAGGGCCAAGGGGACCAGGATCAGGTTGAGGCTCCTTAA